A genomic segment from Diospyros lotus cultivar Yz01 chromosome 5, ASM1463336v1, whole genome shotgun sequence encodes:
- the LOC127801209 gene encoding expansin-like A2 has protein sequence MALFLCFLFAILISSASACDRCLHQSKVAYFSKASALSSGACGYGSLAGSFNAGHLAAAVPSLYKDGAGCGACFQIRCKDPTLCTKQGVNLIVTDLNQNNQTDFVLSSRAFRAMANKGSDQAILKQGIVDVEYKRVPCEYKNQNLAVRVEESSKAPNYLAVKFLYQGGQTEIVAVDVAKVGSPNWTFMSRSHGAVWETDRAPAGPLQFRMVVTSGFDGKWIWAQNVLPTDYKVGVIYDSGVQISDIAKEGCSPCDDGNWK, from the exons ATGgctttgtttctttgcttcctCTTCGCCATCCTAATCTCCTCGGCAAGCGCTTGTGATCGCTGCTTGCATCAAAGCAAGGTCGCCTATTTCTCCAAGGCGTCGGCTCTTTCAT CGGGGGCTTGTGGGTATGGTTCCTTGGCCGGGAGCTTCAACGCCGGCCACCTCGCCGCCGCCGTCCCCAGCCTTTACAAAGACGGAGCCGGTTGCGGCGCATGCTTTCAg ATTAGATGCAAGGACCCAACCCTATGCACCAAACAAGGGGTCAACTTGATCGTTACCGATCTGAACCAGAACAACCAGACGGATTTCGTTCTGAGCAGCAGGGCCTTCAGGGCCATGGCCAACAAGGGCAGCGACCAAGCCATCTTGAAACAGGGAATTGTCGACGTGGAGTACAAGAG AGTGCCCTGCGAATACAAAAACCAGAACTTGGCAGTGCGGGTGGAGGAATCAAGCAAGGCCCCAAACTATCTGGCGGTGAAGTTCCTGTACCAAGGCGGCCAGACAGAGATTGTGGCAGTTGATGTAGCTAAG GTTGGTTCGCCGAACTGGACGTTCATGAGCCGAAGCCACGGCGCTGTTTGGGAGACGGATAGAGCTCCGGCGGGGCCATTGCAATTCAGAATGGTGGTGACATCTGGGTTCGATGGCAAGTGGATTTGGGCCCAAAATGTGCTGCCGACGGATTATAAAGTTGGGGTGATTTATGATTCTGGAGTTCAGATTAGTGACATTGCCAAGGAGGGGTGCTCGCCTTGTGACGATGGAAACTGGAAATGA